The Salmonella enterica subsp. houtenae serovar Houten genome has a segment encoding these proteins:
- the trkH gene encoding trk system potassium uptake protein, protein MHFRAITRIVGLLVILFSGTMILPGLVALIYRDGAGRAFTQTFFVALAIGSMLWWPNRREKGELKSREGFLIVVLFWTVLGSVGALPFIFSESPNLTITDAFFESFSGLTTTGATTLVGLDSLPHAILFYRQMLQWFGGMGIIVLAVAILPILGVGGMQLYRAEMPGPLKDNKMRPRIAETAKTLWLIYVLLTVACALALWFAGMPAFDAIGHSFSTIAIGGFSTHDASVGYFDSPTINTIIAIFLLISGCNYGLHFSLLSGRSLKVYWRDPEFRMFIGVQLTLVVICTLVLWFHNIYDSALTTLNQAFFQVVSMATTAGFTTDSIARWPLFLPVLLLCSAFIGGCAGSTGGGLKVIRILLLFKQGNRELKRLVHPNAVYSIKLGNRALPERILEAVWGFFSAYALVFIVSMLAIIATGVDDFSAFASVVATLNNLGPGLGVVADNFASMNPVAKWILIANMLFGRLEVFTLLVLFTPTFWRE, encoded by the coding sequence ATGCATTTTCGCGCCATTACCCGAATCGTTGGACTACTGGTTATCTTATTTTCGGGGACAATGATTCTCCCGGGACTGGTAGCGCTAATATATCGTGATGGCGCAGGAAGAGCGTTCACGCAGACCTTTTTTGTCGCGCTGGCGATCGGTTCCATGCTGTGGTGGCCGAACCGTAGGGAAAAGGGCGAGCTGAAATCCCGCGAAGGATTTCTTATCGTGGTGCTGTTCTGGACCGTGCTGGGCAGCGTGGGTGCGCTGCCGTTTATTTTCTCCGAAAGCCCAAACCTCACCATTACCGATGCTTTTTTTGAATCGTTTTCCGGGTTAACCACCACGGGCGCTACTACGCTGGTGGGGCTGGATTCATTACCGCACGCCATTCTCTTTTATCGTCAGATGCTGCAATGGTTTGGCGGTATGGGGATCATTGTGCTGGCGGTGGCGATACTCCCTATCCTCGGCGTCGGGGGGATGCAGCTCTATCGGGCGGAAATGCCGGGGCCGCTGAAAGATAACAAAATGCGCCCGCGTATTGCCGAGACGGCGAAAACGCTGTGGCTTATCTATGTCTTGCTAACGGTAGCCTGCGCGCTGGCGCTATGGTTTGCAGGGATGCCCGCGTTTGACGCTATCGGGCACAGCTTCTCCACTATCGCTATCGGCGGCTTCTCAACGCATGACGCCAGCGTAGGCTATTTTGATAGTCCCACTATTAATACCATCATCGCTATTTTCCTGCTGATCTCCGGTTGTAACTATGGTCTGCATTTCTCTTTATTAAGCGGACGTAGCCTGAAAGTATACTGGCGCGATCCGGAATTCCGCATGTTCATCGGCGTACAGTTGACGTTGGTGGTGATCTGCACGCTGGTACTGTGGTTCCATAATATCTACGACTCGGCGCTGACAACGCTAAATCAGGCGTTCTTCCAGGTTGTGTCGATGGCGACAACGGCAGGGTTTACCACGGACAGCATTGCGCGCTGGCCGCTGTTTTTGCCAGTCTTGCTGCTATGTTCCGCGTTTATTGGCGGTTGCGCCGGGTCAACGGGCGGGGGGTTAAAGGTCATCCGTATTCTGCTGTTGTTTAAACAGGGGAACCGTGAACTCAAACGCCTGGTGCATCCGAATGCCGTTTACAGTATTAAGCTGGGGAACCGGGCGCTGCCAGAACGTATTCTGGAAGCAGTCTGGGGATTCTTCTCTGCCTACGCGCTGGTATTTATCGTCAGTATGCTGGCCATTATCGCTACAGGCGTAGATGATTTCTCGGCTTTCGCCTCGGTAGTGGCTACGCTTAATAATCTGGGGCCGGGGCTGGGGGTTGTTGCTGATAACTTCGCCAGTATGAATCCAGTTGCGAAATGGATACTCATCGCCAACATGCTATTTGGTCGTCTGGAAGTATTCACTTTGCTGGTACTTTTTACCCCGACTTTCTGGCGTGAATAA
- the yigZ gene encoding protein co-occurring with transport systems: MDSWLIPAAPVTVVEEIKKSRFITLLAHTDGVDAAKAFVESVRAEHPDARHHCVAWMAGAPDDSQQLGFSDDGEPAGTAGKPMLAQLMGSGVGEITAVVVRYYGGILLGTGGLVKAYGGGVNQALRQLATQRKTPLTEYTLQCEYGQLAGIEALLGQFAGKIVSSDYQASVRLRVALPFAHVNAFSTKLADFSRGSLQLLAIEE, encoded by the coding sequence ATGGACAGTTGGTTAATCCCTGCAGCGCCGGTCACCGTTGTTGAAGAGATCAAAAAAAGCCGCTTTATTACGCTATTGGCGCATACCGATGGCGTAGACGCGGCGAAAGCGTTTGTTGAGTCAGTCAGAGCTGAGCATCCTGATGCGCGCCACCATTGTGTGGCGTGGATGGCGGGTGCGCCAGACGACTCACAGCAACTGGGCTTTTCAGACGACGGTGAACCGGCGGGAACGGCAGGCAAGCCGATGCTCGCGCAATTGATGGGCAGCGGCGTCGGAGAGATTACCGCCGTCGTCGTGCGCTACTATGGTGGTATTCTGCTGGGTACGGGCGGGCTGGTAAAAGCCTATGGCGGCGGTGTGAATCAGGCATTACGTCAGCTTGCTACACAGCGCAAGACGCCATTAACCGAATATACTTTGCAGTGTGAGTACGGTCAGTTGGCCGGAATCGAAGCATTATTAGGACAGTTTGCCGGGAAGATCGTTTCCAGCGATTATCAGGCGTCTGTTCGGCTGAGGGTGGCGCTTCCTTTTGCTCATGTGAATGCATTTTCCACAAAACTGGCGGATTTTAGCCGTGGTTCATTGCAATTGTTAGCGATTGAAGAATAA
- the fadB gene encoding Enoyl-CoA hydratase, producing MLYKGDTLYLDWLEDGIAELVFDAPGSVNKLDTATVASLGQALEVLEKQHDLKGLLLRSNKAAFIVGADITEFLSLFLVPEEQLSQWLHFANSVFNRLEDLPVPTLAAVNGYALGGGCECVLATDYRLATPDLRIGLPETKLGIMPGFGGSVRLPRMLGADSALEIIAAGKDVGAEHALKIGLVDGVVKQEKLIEGAIAVLRQAIAGDLDWKAKRQPKLEPLKLSKIEAAMSFTIAKGMVAQTAGKHYPAPMTAVKTIEAAARFGREEALNLENKSFVPLAHTNEARALVGIFLNDQYVKGKAKKLTKDIETPKQAAVLGAGIMGGGIAYQSAWKGVPVIMKDINDKSLTLGMTEAAKLLNKQLERGKIDGLKLAGVISTIHPTLDYAGFDRVDVVVEAVVENPKVKKAVLVETEEKVRPDTVLASNTSTIPIGELASVLKRPENFCGMHFFNPVHRMPLVEIIRGEKSSDETIAKVVAWASKMGKTPIVVNDCPGFFVNRVLFPYFAGFSQLLRDGADFRKVDKVMEKQFGWPMGPAYLLDVVGIDTAHHAQAVMAAGFPQRMQKAYRDAIDALFDASRFGQKNGLGFWRYKEDSKGKPKKEEDAAVDDLLASVSQPKRDFSDDEIIARMMIPMINEVVRCLEEGIIASPAEADMALVYGLGFPPFHGGAFRWLDTQGSAKYLDMAQQYQHLGPLYEVPEGLRNKARHNEPYYPPVEPARPVGSLKTA from the coding sequence ATGCTTTATAAAGGCGACACCCTGTACCTGGACTGGCTGGAAGATGGCATCGCCGAACTGGTGTTCGATGCTCCAGGCTCGGTCAATAAACTCGACACCGCAACCGTCGCCAGCCTCGGCCAGGCGCTTGAGGTGCTGGAAAAACAACACGATTTAAAAGGGCTGCTGCTGCGCTCTAATAAAGCGGCCTTTATTGTCGGCGCGGACATCACCGAATTTCTTTCACTGTTCCTCGTACCCGAAGAGCAGTTAAGCCAATGGTTGCATTTCGCTAACAGCGTCTTTAACCGTCTGGAAGATTTACCCGTACCGACCCTTGCCGCCGTAAACGGCTATGCGCTGGGCGGCGGGTGCGAATGCGTGCTGGCGACCGATTACCGTCTGGCGACGCCAGACCTCCGTATCGGTCTGCCGGAAACCAAACTGGGTATTATGCCGGGTTTCGGCGGTTCCGTTCGTTTGCCGCGTATGCTGGGCGCGGACAGCGCGCTGGAGATTATCGCGGCGGGTAAAGATGTCGGCGCTGAGCACGCGCTGAAAATCGGCCTTGTGGATGGCGTGGTCAAACAAGAGAAGCTAATTGAAGGCGCAATAGCGGTGTTACGTCAGGCCATTGCCGGAGACCTTGACTGGAAAGCCAAACGCCAGCCGAAGCTGGAGCCGTTGAAACTCAGTAAGATTGAAGCAGCGATGAGCTTTACCATCGCTAAAGGTATGGTCGCACAAACGGCAGGTAAACATTATCCGGCGCCGATGACCGCAGTGAAAACCATTGAAGCTGCCGCGCGTTTTGGTCGTGAAGAAGCGCTGAATCTGGAAAATAAAAGCTTTGTTCCGCTGGCGCATACCAATGAGGCTCGTGCGCTGGTCGGTATCTTCCTCAACGATCAATATGTAAAAGGTAAAGCCAAAAAGCTGACCAAAGATATTGAGACGCCGAAACAGGCAGCCGTGCTGGGCGCAGGCATTATGGGCGGCGGTATCGCTTACCAGTCGGCCTGGAAAGGCGTACCAGTCATCATGAAAGATATCAACGATAAATCGTTGACCCTCGGCATGACCGAAGCGGCCAAGCTACTGAACAAACAACTGGAGCGCGGCAAGATCGACGGTCTGAAACTGGCGGGCGTCATTTCGACCATCCACCCGACTCTCGATTATGCCGGTTTCGATCGCGTAGATGTTGTTGTCGAAGCGGTGGTCGAAAATCCGAAAGTGAAAAAAGCGGTACTGGTGGAAACGGAAGAGAAAGTGCGCCCGGACACCGTGCTGGCCTCGAATACCTCCACCATTCCGATCGGTGAGCTGGCAAGCGTCCTGAAACGTCCGGAAAACTTTTGCGGTATGCACTTCTTCAACCCGGTACACCGGATGCCGCTGGTTGAAATCATTCGCGGCGAGAAGAGTTCAGACGAAACCATTGCCAAAGTCGTCGCTTGGGCAAGCAAAATGGGCAAGACGCCGATTGTGGTCAACGACTGCCCCGGCTTCTTTGTTAACCGCGTGCTGTTCCCCTATTTCGCCGGTTTCAGTCAACTGCTGCGCGACGGCGCGGATTTCCGCAAAGTCGATAAGGTGATGGAAAAACAGTTCGGCTGGCCGATGGGCCCGGCCTATCTGCTGGATGTTGTCGGCATCGATACCGCGCATCACGCGCAGGCGGTCATGGCGGCGGGCTTCCCGCAACGGATGCAGAAAGCGTATCGCGACGCGATCGACGCGCTGTTTGACGCCAGCCGTTTTGGGCAGAAAAACGGCCTGGGCTTCTGGCGCTATAAAGAAGACAGCAAGGGTAAGCCAAAGAAAGAAGAAGATGCCGCTGTGGATGACCTGCTGGCAAGCGTCAGCCAGCCGAAACGCGATTTCAGCGACGACGAGATAATCGCCCGCATGATGATCCCGATGATTAACGAAGTGGTTCGCTGTCTGGAAGAAGGCATTATCGCCAGCCCGGCGGAAGCCGATATGGCGCTGGTCTACGGCCTGGGCTTCCCTCCGTTCCACGGCGGCGCGTTCCGCTGGCTGGATACACAGGGCAGCGCGAAATATCTTGATATGGCGCAGCAGTATCAACACCTGGGCCCGCTGTATGAGGTGCCGGAAGGGCTGCGTAATAAAGCGCGCCATAACGAACCGTATTATCCCCCGGTTGAACCAGCCCGTCCGGTTGGTTCTCTAAAAACGGCTTAA
- the ubiB gene encoding flavin reductase: protein MTTLSCKVTSVEAITDTVYRVRLVPDAAFSFRAGQYLMVVMDERDKRPFSMASTPDEKGFIELHIGASELNLYAMAVMDRILKDREIVVDIPHGDAWLRDDEERPLMLIAGGTGFSYVRSILLTALARNPARDATIYWGGREEKHLYDLSELEALSVNHPNLRIEPVVEQPEEGWRGRTGTVLTAVLQDHGTLAGHDIYIAGRFEMAKIARDLFCNERNAREDRLFGDAFAFI from the coding sequence ATGACAACCTTAAGCTGTAAAGTGACCTCGGTAGAAGCTATCACCGATACCGTATATCGGGTTCGTTTAGTGCCGGACGCGGCGTTTTCATTCCGCGCTGGTCAGTATTTGATGGTCGTAATGGACGAGCGTGACAAACGCCCGTTTTCGATGGCCTCAACGCCGGACGAGAAAGGGTTTATTGAATTACACATTGGCGCTTCCGAGCTCAATCTGTATGCGATGGCGGTCATGGATCGGATTCTGAAAGACCGGGAAATCGTCGTCGATATTCCGCATGGTGATGCCTGGCTACGTGACGATGAAGAGCGTCCGTTGATGCTGATCGCGGGCGGTACGGGCTTTTCTTATGTGCGCTCCATCCTGTTGACGGCGTTAGCGCGCAACCCGGCCCGCGATGCTACCATTTACTGGGGGGGGCGCGAAGAAAAACACCTCTATGATCTCTCTGAGCTGGAAGCGCTCTCTGTTAACCATCCGAATTTGCGTATTGAACCTGTTGTCGAGCAGCCGGAAGAAGGCTGGCGTGGACGTACAGGAACGGTACTCACGGCGGTGTTGCAGGATCATGGTACGCTGGCGGGGCACGATATTTATATTGCCGGACGTTTTGAGATGGCGAAAATCGCCCGCGATCTGTTCTGTAATGAGCGTAACGCGCGGGAAGACCGCCTGTTTGGCGATGCGTTCGCGTTTATTTAA
- the fadA gene encoding small (beta) subunit of the fatty acid-oxidizing multienzyme complex, which produces MEQVVIVDAIRTPMGRSKGGAFRNVRAEDLSAHLMRSLLARNPALEAASLDDIYWGCVQQTLEQGFNIARNAALLAEIPHSVPAVTVNRLCGSSMQALHDAARMIMTGDAQACLVGGVEHMGHVPMSHGVDFHPGLSRNVAKAAGMMGLTAEMLSRLHSINREMQDQFAARSHARAWAATQSDAFKNEIIPTGGHDADGVLKQFNYDEVIRPETTVEALATLRPAFDPVSGTVTAGTSSALSDGAAAMLVMSESRARELGLKPRARIRSMAVVGCDPSIMGYGPVPASKLALKKAGLSTSDIDVFEMNEAFAAQILPCIKDLGLMEQIDEKINLNGGAIALGHPLGCSGARISTTLINLMERKDAQFGLATMCIGLGQGIATVFERV; this is translated from the coding sequence ATGGAACAGGTTGTCATTGTCGATGCTATTCGCACCCCGATGGGCCGTTCGAAGGGCGGCGCATTTCGCAACGTGCGGGCAGAAGATCTCTCCGCCCACTTAATGCGTAGCCTGCTGGCGCGTAATCCGGCGCTGGAAGCGGCGTCTCTTGATGATATTTACTGGGGCTGCGTACAACAAACGCTGGAGCAAGGTTTCAACATTGCCCGTAACGCCGCGCTGCTGGCAGAAATTCCCCACTCGGTACCGGCGGTCACCGTCAACCGTCTGTGTGGTTCCTCGATGCAGGCGTTACACGATGCAGCGCGAATGATCATGACCGGCGACGCGCAGGCTTGTCTGGTTGGCGGCGTGGAGCATATGGGACACGTGCCGATGAGCCACGGCGTCGATTTTCATCCGGGTCTGAGCCGCAACGTCGCCAAAGCGGCAGGGATGATGGGGCTGACGGCGGAAATGCTCTCCCGCCTGCATAGCATCAACCGGGAAATGCAGGACCAGTTCGCCGCGCGTTCTCACGCCCGTGCCTGGGCCGCCACCCAGTCTGACGCGTTTAAAAACGAAATCATTCCGACTGGCGGTCACGATGCCGATGGCGTGCTGAAACAGTTTAATTACGATGAAGTGATCCGCCCGGAAACCACGGTCGAAGCGCTGGCAACGCTGCGCCCGGCATTTGATCCGGTCAGTGGCACAGTCACGGCAGGTACCTCATCCGCGCTTTCCGATGGCGCAGCCGCCATGCTGGTAATGAGCGAAAGTCGCGCCCGTGAACTGGGCCTGAAACCTCGCGCCCGTATTCGCTCAATGGCAGTGGTAGGTTGTGATCCGTCAATTATGGGTTACGGGCCGGTTCCGGCGTCAAAACTGGCATTGAAAAAAGCAGGGCTGTCGACCAGCGATATCGATGTGTTTGAGATGAACGAAGCGTTTGCCGCACAGATCCTGCCATGCATTAAGGATCTGGGATTAATGGAGCAGATAGACGAGAAGATCAACCTCAACGGCGGCGCGATCGCGCTTGGTCATCCGCTCGGCTGCTCCGGAGCACGTATCAGCACTACGCTTATCAACCTGATGGAGCGTAAAGACGCGCAGTTTGGTCTGGCGACGATGTGTATTGGCCTGGGTCAGGGCATCGCCACGGTGTTTGAGCGGGTTTAA
- the hemG gene encoding protoporphyrinogen oxidase yields MKTLILFSTRDGQTREIASYLASELKEMGIWADVVNLHRAEEPDWDSYDRVVIGASIRYGHYHSAFQEFVKKYATRLNGMPSAFYSVNLVARKAEKRTPQTNSYARKFLMSSPWRPDHCAVIAGALRYPRYRWYDRLMIKLIMKMSGGETDTSKEVVYTDWDQVANFAREIAHLTNKSSAK; encoded by the coding sequence GTGAAAACATTGATTCTTTTCTCTACCCGGGACGGGCAAACGCGCGAAATTGCCTCTTATCTGGCTTCTGAACTCAAAGAGATGGGGATCTGGGCCGATGTCGTTAATCTGCATCGCGCAGAAGAGCCGGACTGGGATAGCTATGATCGCGTAGTGATTGGCGCGTCTATTCGTTATGGTCATTACCACAGCGCCTTCCAGGAGTTTGTTAAGAAATACGCCACGCGGTTGAACGGAATGCCGAGCGCCTTTTATTCCGTTAACCTGGTGGCGCGTAAAGCGGAAAAACGGACGCCGCAGACTAACAGCTACGCGCGTAAATTTTTGATGAGTTCTCCGTGGCGACCTGACCACTGCGCCGTCATTGCAGGCGCGCTTCGCTATCCCCGCTATCGCTGGTATGACCGTCTGATGATCAAGCTTATTATGAAGATGTCGGGCGGCGAAACGGATACCAGTAAAGAAGTGGTATACACCGACTGGGATCAGGTTGCGAACTTTGCCCGTGAAATAGCCCATTTAACCAACAAATCGTCGGCAAAATAA
- the mobB gene encoding molybdopterin-guanine dinucleotide biosynthesis protein B has translation MAKETVIPMLAIAAWSGTGKTTLLKKLIPALCACGIQPGLIKHTHHNMDVDKPGKDSYELRKAGAAQTLVASRQRWALMTETPEESALDLAYLVSRMDTSKLDIVLVEGFKHETVAKILLFRQDGGHDGEDLTIDEHVIAVASDVPLNMNVPVLDLNDIPQIATFILHWLKR, from the coding sequence ATGGCAAAAGAAACCGTGATACCAATGCTCGCTATTGCCGCGTGGAGCGGTACGGGAAAAACAACCCTGCTGAAAAAGTTAATTCCGGCATTGTGCGCCTGTGGGATTCAGCCAGGTTTGATAAAGCACACGCATCATAATATGGATGTGGATAAACCCGGAAAAGATAGCTATGAGTTACGCAAAGCGGGTGCGGCGCAAACGTTGGTCGCCAGTCGGCAACGTTGGGCGTTGATGACAGAAACGCCGGAAGAGTCGGCGCTGGATTTAGCGTATCTGGTGAGTCGAATGGATACGTCTAAGCTGGATATAGTACTTGTGGAAGGTTTCAAACATGAGACGGTCGCGAAGATTTTATTATTTCGCCAGGACGGCGGGCATGACGGGGAAGATCTAACGATTGATGAGCATGTCATTGCGGTTGCCAGTGATGTGCCGCTCAATATGAACGTGCCGGTTCTCGATCTTAATGATATACCGCAGATCGCGACGTTTATTTTGCATTGGTTAAAACGATAA
- the ubiD gene encoding 3-polyprenyl-4-hydroxybenzoate carboxylyase yields the protein MDAMKYHDLRDFLTLLEQQGELKRITLPVDPHLEITEIADRTLRAGGPALLFENPKGYSMPVLCNLFGTPKRVAMGMGQDDVSALREVGKLLAFLKEPEPPKGFRDLFDKLPQFKQVLNMPTKRLRGAPCQQKIASGDDVDLTRLPIMTCWPDDAAPLITWGLTVTRGPHKERQNLGIYRQQLIGKNKLIMRWLSHRGGALDFQEWLAARPGERFPVSVALGADPATILGAVTPVPDTLSEYAFAGLLRGTKTEVVKCLSNDLEVPASAEIILEGYIEPGEIASEGPYGDHTGYYNEVDNFPVFTVTHITQREDAIYHSTYTGRPPDEPAVLGVALNEVFVPILQKQFPEIVDFYLPPEGCSYRLAVVTMKKQYAGHAKRVMMGVWSFLRQFMYTKFVIVCDDDVNARDWNDVIWAITTRMDPARDTVLVENTPIDYLDFASPVSGLGSKMGLDATNKWPGETQREWGRPIVKDPEVTARIDAIWDELAIFK from the coding sequence ATGGACGCCATGAAATATCACGATTTACGCGACTTCCTGACGCTACTTGAGCAGCAGGGAGAACTAAAACGCATCACCCTGCCTGTGGATCCTCATCTGGAAATCACGGAAATCGCTGACCGCACGCTGCGTGCCGGTGGGCCTGCGTTGCTGTTTGAAAATCCTAAAGGTTACTCAATGCCGGTGCTATGTAACCTGTTTGGTACGCCAAAGCGCGTGGCAATGGGTATGGGGCAGGATGATGTTTCCGCATTACGGGAAGTCGGTAAATTATTAGCGTTCCTGAAAGAACCAGAGCCGCCGAAAGGTTTTCGCGATCTGTTTGACAAGCTGCCGCAGTTTAAGCAGGTGCTGAACATGCCGACGAAACGGTTACGCGGCGCGCCTTGCCAGCAGAAAATCGCTTCTGGCGATGATGTCGATTTAACGCGCCTCCCTATCATGACCTGTTGGCCGGACGACGCCGCGCCGCTGATTACCTGGGGACTGACGGTAACGCGTGGCCCGCACAAAGAACGGCAAAACCTGGGCATTTATCGTCAGCAGTTGATAGGTAAAAATAAGCTGATTATGCGCTGGCTGTCCCATCGCGGCGGCGCGCTGGATTTTCAGGAGTGGTTAGCCGCGCGTCCGGGTGAACGTTTTCCGGTCTCCGTTGCATTGGGCGCCGATCCGGCGACGATTCTTGGCGCCGTGACTCCCGTTCCCGATACTCTGTCGGAATATGCTTTTGCGGGCTTGCTGCGCGGCACGAAAACTGAGGTGGTTAAATGCCTTTCTAACGATCTGGAAGTGCCTGCCAGCGCCGAGATTATCCTTGAAGGTTATATTGAGCCGGGAGAGATAGCGTCGGAAGGGCCGTATGGCGATCATACGGGCTATTATAATGAAGTGGATAACTTCCCGGTCTTTACCGTTACGCATATTACGCAACGTGAGGATGCCATCTATCACTCCACCTATACCGGACGCCCGCCCGATGAGCCAGCGGTATTAGGGGTGGCGTTAAATGAAGTCTTCGTGCCTATTCTGCAAAAACAGTTTCCGGAAATCGTCGACTTTTATCTGCCGCCGGAAGGGTGTTCCTATCGCCTGGCGGTAGTGACGATGAAAAAGCAGTACGCCGGTCATGCAAAACGCGTCATGATGGGCGTCTGGTCGTTTTTGCGCCAGTTTATGTATACGAAATTTGTTATCGTTTGCGATGATGACGTTAACGCACGCGACTGGAATGATGTGATCTGGGCGATTACCACCCGTATGGACCCTGCGCGGGATACGGTGCTGGTTGAAAATACGCCGATTGATTACCTGGATTTTGCCTCGCCGGTCTCCGGGCTGGGTTCAAAAATGGGGCTGGATGCCACAAACAAATGGCCGGGCGAAACCCAACGCGAGTGGGGCCGTCCTATTGTTAAAGATCCTGAAGTTACCGCGCGTATTGATGCGATTTGGGATGAGCTGGCTATCTTTAAATAA
- the mobA gene encoding molybdopterin-guanine dinucleotide biosynthesis protein MobA, with protein MNLDEVITGVVLAGGKARRMGGADKGLLELDGKPLWRHVADALAPQLATVVVSANRHLDIYQGSGLKVIPDSIADFPGPLAGMLSVFQQVADDWFLFCPCDNPYIPHNIVDRLAAQRHGAPVAWVHDGERDHPTIALINRSVQPQLTAYLQAGERRVMSFMRQAGGHAVDFSDCKEAFVNVNTPEELAKWQKKP; from the coding sequence GTGAATCTGGATGAAGTCATAACCGGCGTGGTGCTGGCAGGCGGTAAAGCCCGACGGATGGGCGGAGCGGATAAAGGTCTGCTTGAGCTGGACGGTAAACCGCTGTGGCGGCACGTTGCCGACGCGCTCGCGCCGCAACTTGCTACGGTCGTCGTAAGTGCTAATCGCCATCTGGATATCTACCAGGGCAGCGGCCTGAAAGTCATTCCGGATTCAATCGCTGACTTTCCAGGGCCGCTGGCGGGTATGCTTTCCGTTTTTCAGCAGGTAGCAGACGACTGGTTTCTGTTTTGCCCCTGTGACAATCCCTATATCCCCCACAACATAGTCGATCGTTTAGCAGCGCAGCGTCATGGCGCACCCGTGGCTTGGGTTCATGATGGAGAACGCGATCATCCAACGATCGCGTTGATTAATCGTTCCGTTCAGCCCCAGTTGACAGCTTATTTGCAAGCAGGTGAGCGGCGGGTGATGAGCTTTATGCGCCAGGCAGGCGGACACGCTGTTGATTTCAGTGATTGTAAGGAGGCATTTGTGAACGTCAACACGCCGGAGGAACTCGCGAAATGGCAAAAGAAACCGTGA
- the pepQ gene encoding proline dipeptidase gives MESLAALYKNHIVTLQERTRDVLARFKLDALLIHSGELFNVFLDDHPYPFKVNPQFKAWVPVTQVPNCWLLVDGVNKPKLWFYLPVDYWHNVEPLPTSFWTEDVEVVALPKADGIGSQLPAARGNIGYIGPVPERALQLGITANNINPKGVIDYLHYYRAYKTDYELACMREAQKMAVSGHRAAEEAFRSGMSEFDINLAYLTATGHRDTDVPYSNIVALNEHAAVLHYTKLDHQAPSEIRSFLLDAGAEYNGYAADLTRTWSAKSDNDYAHLVKDVNDEQLALIATMKAGVSYVDYHIQFHQRIAKLLRKYQIITDMSEEAMVENDLTGPFMPHGIGHPLGLQVHDVAGFMQDDSGTHLAPPSKYPYLRCTRVLQPRMVLTIEPGIYFIESLLAPWREGPFSKHFNWQKIEALKPFGGIRIEDNVVIHENGVENMTRDLKLA, from the coding sequence ATGGAATCACTGGCCGCGCTCTATAAAAATCATATTGTTACCTTACAAGAACGGACGCGCGATGTTCTGGCGCGCTTTAAGCTGGATGCGTTACTTATTCACTCCGGCGAGCTATTCAACGTCTTTCTCGACGATCACCCTTATCCGTTTAAGGTCAATCCGCAGTTTAAAGCGTGGGTGCCGGTAACTCAGGTTCCCAATTGCTGGTTGCTGGTCGATGGCGTCAACAAACCCAAATTGTGGTTTTATCTGCCGGTCGATTACTGGCATAACGTTGAGCCGCTGCCAACGTCTTTCTGGACGGAAGACGTCGAGGTCGTCGCCTTACCGAAAGCGGATGGCATCGGTAGCCAACTGCCTGCCGCGCGTGGCAATATCGGCTATATCGGCCCGGTTCCTGAGCGCGCGCTACAATTGGGCATCACCGCTAACAACATCAACCCGAAAGGTGTTATCGACTATCTGCATTACTACCGCGCCTATAAAACGGATTATGAGCTGGCCTGTATGCGCGAAGCGCAGAAAATGGCGGTGAGTGGTCATCGTGCGGCGGAAGAGGCCTTCCGTTCCGGCATGAGCGAGTTTGACATCAACCTGGCGTACCTGACCGCCACGGGACATCGCGATACCGATGTTCCGTACAGCAATATTGTGGCGCTGAACGAACATGCCGCCGTGCTGCATTACACTAAACTGGATCATCAGGCACCGTCTGAAATACGCAGTTTCCTGCTGGATGCGGGCGCGGAATACAACGGCTACGCGGCGGATCTGACGCGGACCTGGTCGGCGAAAAGCGATAACGACTACGCCCACCTGGTGAAAGATGTTAACGACGAACAGTTGGCGCTGATCGCTACCATGAAGGCGGGCGTCAGCTATGTGGATTATCATATTCAGTTCCATCAGCGCATCGCGAAGCTGCTGCGTAAATATCAAATCATTACCGACATGAGTGAAGAGGCGATGGTGGAAAATGATCTCACCGGGCCGTTTATGCCGCACGGTATTGGTCATCCGTTGGGTCTGCAGGTACACGATGTGGCCGGGTTTATGCAGGATGATTCCGGTACGCATCTCGCCCCGCCGTCCAAATACCCCTATCTGCGCTGCACGCGTGTGTTACAGCCGCGAATGGTGTTGACCATCGAGCCGGGGATTTACTTCATCGAATCGCTGTTAGCGCCGTGGCGCGAAGGGCCGTTCAGCAAGCACTTCAACTGGCAGAAAATTGAAGCGCTCAAGCCTTTCGGCGGTATTCGTATTGAAGATAACGTGGTCATCCACGAAAACGGCGTGGAAAACATGACGCGGGATTTAAAACTGGCGTAA